The window GCTGAAGCCCTAGATGCATTGAAAAAAGTAATAAGCGAATTATAAAATCACCAAAATAAAAACAATGACTTTCACCAAAAGTATAAAAAGGCTACCCGATGGTAGTCTTTTTTAGTCTGCTTATTTACTTACTTTGTCTTTCATTTTCTTAAAATAGTCGTTGATACCCGCTATACATTTTGTAAAGACTTGAATCTCATCTTTTTTTAACAATCCAATGATATCATCTATCATTTTTTTATGAAAACGGGCATGGTGTTTATACGCTTTTTTACCTGTTTCGCTAAGAGATATCAACACAACGCGTCTATCTTTAGTACTTCTTGTACGATACACATAGCCCTTTTTAACCAAGTTGTTAATAGCAATGGTAAGGGTACCTACTGTAATCTCAAGGGATTTGGCTACTGAGGACATATTTCGACCTTCTCCCATGCCAATAGCCTCAATAATATGCATATCTGTTATTGAGATATCTTTAAACTCTTTTGTCATAAGAGCCTTTTCTTCTATTGTCATAATATCATTAAATAAACATACTAATAATTGATTTAAAGTCTCATACGTATTTTCCATAGATCACGACCTCATACCTTGATAATCGAAGTATATAATAAATAACAAAAGTTGTCAAACCGTTCTTATGCCTATGTTTATATTCCTTCGAAATCCCTTTGTCGAATACCATTTCAATACATATGCACCTGCTTGTTTGCGTGATATTTATCTAGGATGGGTATGGCCAATATAGGTTATTTAGTGTCTAAATAGCTCATACATGGAACTATGAACCAAAAAATTGATAGGTAATAACGGCTGATGCAATAATACCTGCTAAACTCACCAATAAGGCTCCTGTGACAGCATACCGGGTATTCTTAATTTTTACCACCATAAAATACACGGATAATGTATAAAATACAGTTTCCGTACATCCCATCATAATGGATGTCATACGCCCAATGAGGGAATCCGGTCCATGGGTTTTAAAAAGGTCTAGGATAAGCCCTGTACTCGCTGATGAAGATACGGTTCTCATTAACGCTACAGGTATAAGTTCTGATGGAAAGTGGACAAGTTTACTAAGGGGGGTTAGGGCATCTGACAGTACATCTAAAAACCCAGAAGCTCTTAATATGCCTACTGCAACCATTAAACCTATAAGGGTTGGCATTATTTTGAGGACAATTTTAAAACCTTCTTCTGCACCTATAATGAAGGTATCATATACTTTGATTTCTTTCAATAAACCATAACCAATAATGAGAACAAACATTAGAGGAATCATAAATTGAGAAAGCATTAAGACCAGTTTCATTTCTTACCCACCTTCATCATAATTTTTACAAAGATGACACCTACCAATGTGGATACAATGGTAGCTAGTATAGATGGTCCAATGATCTCAGCTGGATTATTTGAACCGTATTTCGCTCGATAGGCCAATATGTTAACGGATATAAGTTGAACCGATGAGATGTTAATGATGAGGAAAGTACACATGGCCGTGCTAGCCGTCTGCTTATCTTTATTTAATTTCTGCAATTCTTCCATGGCTTTTAGGCCTGGTGGTGTGGCTCCCCATCCAAGACCTAACATATTAGCAATTATATTCGTGGCTATATAATGCTGGGCAGGATGGTCATCGGGTACTTTTGGAAACAGGAACCTAAGAATTGGACGCATTTTTTTGGCAAGGCTTTTAATCAATCCTGCTATCTCTGCAATCTTCATCAGCCCCATCCACATAGCCACCACTCCTGCCAGCATGATACATAACTCAACTGCCTCTTTCGCTGATTCTATAGCAGCTTCCGTTACCTGATCCATCCGACCTGTAAAAGCAGCAAATATAACACCAAGTAATATCATAAATGCCCATAAATAATTCAGCATAGCTTATCTCCACATACCATCTTTATCTATGTATATGCATGAAAAGATGCCTTATGATAATTTATGATTTTTTGTAGAGATAGATAACGAAACCTACCATAAGCATCATACTGACTACCAGTAAATTCATCTTGGTCTGCCAATCATGATCAATTAAACTAAAAAGGTATAACCCCTTGGTGTATTTGCCTTTTGTAAACATATCCATCATGTAATAGGCAAATGGCAAAATATAACCCACTGATTTTTGTTTTGTCAGATAGGCTGCAATCATACCAATGACACCTAGATAGATAACGGTTATGAAACTGCCATGTATATGGTGTATAAGGTTAAAATTCTCCCCATAGGCTTTTTCTAAGAGAAAGGTAACCCATATCATGCTGTATACACCAAGACCATACATCACAAATCGGGTGATGACGATTTTATAGTGGGCTACTTGGCGTACATACGTCATTTCATGGATGTTGCTCTCCTTCTCATACACAGCAAGATGGGTAAAACATAAGATGCCTAATAAGGATAAAAGATATTCCCCTATATAAACAGGTTCAAATTGAAGACTATGTAGAACCTGTACCAATACAATAATGCCTATACAATATAAGATTGCTAGAAGAACAATACCCACAGGTAACGTTTTTGTATGATAATAAGCCATCTGGGCTCTTATTCGAAATCTATCCACAGATATGACCTCTTTTCTTCTCAAATAGCCACAAAGCTATGATTAAAATAATAAGAGAGGCACCTGTAATAAACAAACGATTCGTGGTGATAGCTGAAGCTACTTCTTGATACTTAGCTAACGTGGTTACTTTGTTATAGCGAATGATGTAACGTGTTATGTGATATTGCTGACGTGTAAAGGGCATACTATAGAACCAATAGGCAAAAATAGCAATGATGGGTACAATACCGTTTCCAGCAATTATTTGAATCAGATACCCAATGGACGTGACCATCATAATAGTAGGTAGAATCCATGTTAGAGTATATCGAAAAAAAGCAAAAACATTAATTTGGTCGTACTCTATATGAAACGTATAGGTGGTGTAAGCAGCAATGATCAGCACCACAGCTAACATCAGCACCACATTGCCTACATACTTACTCAATACATATTTAATGGAAGAGACGGGTTTGGTATAAATCATTTCAGCTGCTTTATAACGTTTATCCTTCACTAAGGCAAAACCAGCAATAAAAATAGAGAAAAAGCCTACAGCAATCCCAATATAATCAGCAAATAATCTGGCATAAGCACCTGTTACTTTTTCATATTTTTTAATAGCGTCTGCTTCTTGTTTATTAAAAAGATAATTTTTGACCTTAGCCCCATAGCGCTTAACCATACCTTGTGTATAGATGGTATGTTCCCCAAAGCTCTGTTGCAGCTGTTCTAACATATCCCCATAAAGAGCCTCTGTGAATGTGGTATCTTGTAGGGTAATATTTAGCTGCTCTAACAAGGTAAGCTGCCCGTCTGTTAGGGGTATAAGCTCAATACGTCCCATGTCATCAAAAAGTGGCGTATTGTGATTCTCTAGATCTCTACCCAATAAGCTTGTTAATGTATTTTTTTGTTCTTCCAATGTGACATGCGATTCACTGTCAGAATCCTTATAAACCATATCCATATCACCTGTCTGCATATGGTCAATAGGATGAGATGGGGTATCAATACGGTCCATATCGCCGATGAATTGAGTCACATAAAAAAGCAAAACAAAGGTACAAAAAATGATAAAGGTAATACTCTTAATCTGATACTTCATTTCATAGATAACCAGTTTCACAAACATACTATTCCCCCTCCTGCATCATACACATATAAGCATCTTCCAGCGTAGGATTGATTGGGGCAGCCCCATCTGGCTGAGTTCTGGATATAATTTTAAGACTGGCTTTTTCCCCTTCTAATACCGTAGAAATAACCGTATAGCGCTTCTTAATATGGTCTAAATCATCCAACTTAACTGGAAGTTTCCAGACACAATGACGCCCCTTTTTAATAAAGTCACTGACCTTCCCGTTATAAGCAACATGCCCTTTTTTCATAACAGTTAAACTGTGACAACTCAGTGCAATGTCTTCCGCAATATGGGTGGATAGAATAACCACCTTATCCCGACCAAAATGGGTCAATAGATTTCGAAACCGTATACGTTCTTCAGGATCAAGACCTGCAGTAGGCTCATCAACAATGAGCACTTTGGGGTTATGTATAAGCGCAATAGCAATACCTAATCTTCGCTTCATACCACCAGATAACGCTTTTATCTTTAATCTTTTACAAGATTCCAAATGCACTTCTTTTAAAAGGGCTGTAATCTTGGATGATGTGGGCTTACAGTTAGATAAAAGGAAAAAATAAGACATGGTTTCATAGACAGTCATGTTCGGATAGAGTGAAAACTCCTGAGGCAAATAACCAATGAGCTTACGAATAGCCTTCTTATCACTAATGCCAATATCATCATAGGTCACCTTACCCGATGTCTTTGGTACCAACGTCGTCAAAATACGCATGAAGGTTGTCTTTCCTGCTCCATTAGGACCTAATAACCCATGCATCCCTTCCTCTAATTTCAGATTAATATTCTTAAGGGCTTCAAGATCGCCATACCTCTTCGTCAACGCTTCAATACATATTTTCATCTTTAATCCTCCTTATAATATTACGTTCAATGATTTGCTCATAATATATTCCTGTAAATAACTGAATCATACCCCCAACGAGAATAACGGCCGCATCTAAATGTAAGCCTATATACACAACAACAATGATCAGCGTCAGCGGTATAAACAAATAGATCTTCGCTTTTCTTTCTTCTTTCCTGATTAATTCATTCACCCGATCTGCATGCTCCTTCTGCTGGCGTTCGTACTCTTCCCACCTTATTTTCCGCCACATATCCTCCATATACTTCTTATCTACCATTTCCACAACCTCCTCTACTCATTGACTGACCCATCCATACCATAAATCCCATAATCACTTAATGCATGACCCAACTTGCTTTTTAATTTCTTACGAGCCCGAAACATCAGTGCTTTTACCTGACCTTCTGTTTTCCCAAGAACCTCCCCAATCTCCTTATAAGACATATCCTGATAAACATACAGATAGAGCACCAACCGATATGTGGCTTTCAGTCCATTAATCTGTTCATTCAGCACCCGATTTTTTTCTTGTTTTAACACCCTATCTTCTGCGGAAGGGGTCCCTTCAATGGAAAAAGAATGATACACTTCCCGTTTTGTCTTACGCATATAATCAATAACCTTGTGCTTAATGATGGTAAAGAAATAGGACTTAAGGGACAAATGTTCATCAATTTTATCTCGATACACATAGATTTTGACAAAACTATCTTGAACAATCTCCTGAGCAAGCCCTCTGTCATGAACCATATTCATGGCAAAGTTTTCACCCACACCCCGATAGCTATGTACAAATCGCTCAAACTCTTTACCATCACCCTGCTTAATCAATTGTATGTTAATCCCCATGTCCTTACCTCCGAAATACAACCTCTTATCTATCTCTCATATCTAATACGCATACACACATGAAAAGTTACGTTTTATTTCAAATTTATATATATATATTACGCATCAATACAATACCTTCATTCTACTAGATTAACCCAGTATACCATTTTATATCTATCCCTATTAAAATTCCACTAATCAAACCCTATTTCTCTATAACTACTTCCTATCCCATCATCACTTAATCTTTTAACAAATAACCTTACATCCATTTCTAACTATCACTATATAAATCCAACCTATCACACACTTCTTCCACAAAAACTCCTAAACCTCTTAAGTCATTACAATCCTCACACCCAATAAACGGTTTCCCTTCTCAATCGTGGCACACAAATAAAACCATATACCATGTTACAGGAATAACCTTTGCAGCTTGTTGCCACCCTTATCAACCAATCAAGGCAACAAATGCAACGGGCATTCCTGTAACATGGTATATGGTTCACGACACAACCGTTGTCCACTTATCTATCTTCCGATACCTCTACACAAAACATTACCCCTATCTCCAAAAAAATAAAAACCTCTATCTTTTCTTATCTTGTCCAAATATCTTCTTCTTCAACCTAAGTCCCGTCGGTGTCGTCGCTATCCCCCCCTCAGAAGTCTCCCGAAGAGCCACCGGCAACATACGCCCAACTTTCCCCATAGCCACAACCACTTCATCAAAAGGAATAATACTCTTAATACCTGCAAGAGCCATCTCCGCCGCAATCATGGCATTAGAAGTCCCTATAGCATTTCGCTTAGCACAAGGTGCCTCAACAAGTCCTGCTACCGGATCACAAATTAACCCCATTAGATTCTTAAGGGCAATAGCCGACCCATGAAGGGCTTGTTTCGGTGTACCACCTAATATCTCAACAACTGCCGCCGCTGCCATAGCTGAAGCAGAACCAACCTCTGCCTGACAACCACCCTCTGCACCAGAAAGAGATGCATTTTTACCAATGATACTACCTACAGCACCCGACGTAAATAAACCCTTTATCATATCCTCTTCATCTAAATCAAACTTTTCTTTCACTGATAACAACACCGCAGGCAATACCCCGCAAGAGCCAGCCGTAGGACAAGCTACTATACGTCCCATGGATACATTAACTTCCATGACACTCAACGCATAGCTTATGGCTTTTGACATGGTTTCTCCACATACCGACCTATGATTTTCATGGTATTTTTTTAACTTCTTAGCCTCTCCGCCAATCATGAATCCCTTAATGTTTCTTTCCTTTTCATCCAAACCTCTTTTAATGGATGTTGCCATAATATGAAAATGCTCCAACATCTTTTCTTTGATGTCATCTTGTTCTAAGGCGCTGTTAATACATTCATTTTTTAGCGCGATCTCATGTATGTGCATATCGTGCACTCGACATAACTCTAATAACTCTATGCCATTCTTATAATGCATGCCCTTTCACCACTTTCTCATGTCTTTCAGAGACTATACCATCAAAAATACCATACATATATAGTCATCACATTCTTGTCTATCTATAGAATTAATTTTTGAATAAGGGTCACATCCACCACATTATCCATTTTACTAATGTCCTCTAAAACATGCCTATCAATGTCTTCATCTGATTCTAACACCAATCTGGCATAATCCCCTTTAGCTTGCCGAAAGAGCTTCATAAAGGCTATATTCACCTTATTTTGAGCAAGTATGGATGTAATGGATGCCATTACACCTGGTCGATCAACATGCTTGGTAATTAATGTGGTGTATTCACCATTGAAATCCACATCAAAATCATTAATCTTTGTGATGACCACTTTACCACCGCCTATGGAAGAACCCATAACGATCATCTCTCTACCCGTTCTACCAATCATATGAATCTTAACGGTATTGGGGTGCACTTCACCTAAGTCTTTCCCTGTAAATGTATAGTGAATCCCCTTTTTTTCTATGATTTTATAAGCATTCTTTATACGTTCATCATCTGGCAAGAATCCCATAATACCTGCTAATAAAGCTTTATCTGTTCCATGACCACGATAAGTTTTAGCAAAAGAACCATGTAAAAAGAAAGTAACCTCTGTTACATCTTCCCCGAAAATTCCTCTAGCAATGTACCCAATTTTGGTAGCCCCCGCAGTGTGGGAACTGGATGGACCAATCATGACGGGTCCAATAATATCAAACACGCTATATTCCATATTATGTCTCCTTCGTTTCAACATAAAAATAAGTTTTAAACTTATCTTTTTTAGCTTCACTGATGCTAGTCGCAACAGTCTTACTATACATCTCTTTTCCATGTTTTTCAATATAAGCACGAAGAACTTAATGTCGATACAGATTTATTATGAGCTTAATAAAGCATTATTAGTATTTTTCTATCATAAATAAAGTTCTCTTGTTGCATTTGCACCAATATGTATATAGGTCTAAAGAACTAAGCTGACAAAAAAAGAATGTATTTACAAGATTATCCATTTTATTGACACTTATTGCTATTTGTGTTATTCTTATATATGATAATAGCTCAAAACGGTT is drawn from Vallitalea pronyensis and contains these coding sequences:
- a CDS encoding nucleoside recognition domain-containing protein yields the protein MLNYLWAFMILLGVIFAAFTGRMDQVTEAAIESAKEAVELCIMLAGVVAMWMGLMKIAEIAGLIKSLAKKMRPILRFLFPKVPDDHPAQHYIATNIIANMLGLGWGATPPGLKAMEELQKLNKDKQTASTAMCTFLIINISSVQLISVNILAYRAKYGSNNPAEIIGPSILATIVSTLVGVIFVKIMMKVGKK
- the sdaAB gene encoding L-serine ammonia-lyase, iron-sulfur-dependent subunit beta, which gives rise to MEYSVFDIIGPVMIGPSSSHTAGATKIGYIARGIFGEDVTEVTFFLHGSFAKTYRGHGTDKALLAGIMGFLPDDERIKNAYKIIEKKGIHYTFTGKDLGEVHPNTVKIHMIGRTGREMIVMGSSIGGGKVVITKINDFDVDFNGEYTTLITKHVDRPGVMASITSILAQNKVNIAFMKLFRQAKGDYARLVLESDEDIDRHVLEDISKMDNVVDVTLIQKLIL
- a CDS encoding spore maturation protein, with product MKLVLMLSQFMIPLMFVLIIGYGLLKEIKVYDTFIIGAEEGFKIVLKIMPTLIGLMVAVGILRASGFLDVLSDALTPLSKLVHFPSELIPVALMRTVSSSASTGLILDLFKTHGPDSLIGRMTSIMMGCTETVFYTLSVYFMVVKIKNTRYAVTGALLVSLAGIIASAVITYQFFGS
- a CDS encoding ABC transporter permease, whose amino-acid sequence is MFVKLVIYEMKYQIKSITFIIFCTFVLLFYVTQFIGDMDRIDTPSHPIDHMQTGDMDMVYKDSDSESHVTLEEQKNTLTSLLGRDLENHNTPLFDDMGRIELIPLTDGQLTLLEQLNITLQDTTFTEALYGDMLEQLQQSFGEHTIYTQGMVKRYGAKVKNYLFNKQEADAIKKYEKVTGAYARLFADYIGIAVGFFSIFIAGFALVKDKRYKAAEMIYTKPVSSIKYVLSKYVGNVVLMLAVVLIIAAYTTYTFHIEYDQINVFAFFRYTLTWILPTIMMVTSIGYLIQIIAGNGIVPIIAIFAYWFYSMPFTRQQYHITRYIIRYNKVTTLAKYQEVASAITTNRLFITGASLIILIIALWLFEKKRGHICG
- a CDS encoding RNA polymerase sigma factor — protein: MGINIQLIKQGDGKEFERFVHSYRGVGENFAMNMVHDRGLAQEIVQDSFVKIYVYRDKIDEHLSLKSYFFTIIKHKVIDYMRKTKREVYHSFSIEGTPSAEDRVLKQEKNRVLNEQINGLKATYRLVLYLYVYQDMSYKEIGEVLGKTEGQVKALMFRARKKLKSKLGHALSDYGIYGMDGSVNE
- a CDS encoding ABC transporter ATP-binding protein encodes the protein MKICIEALTKRYGDLEALKNINLKLEEGMHGLLGPNGAGKTTFMRILTTLVPKTSGKVTYDDIGISDKKAIRKLIGYLPQEFSLYPNMTVYETMSYFFLLSNCKPTSSKITALLKEVHLESCKRLKIKALSGGMKRRLGIAIALIHNPKVLIVDEPTAGLDPEERIRFRNLLTHFGRDKVVILSTHIAEDIALSCHSLTVMKKGHVAYNGKVSDFIKKGRHCVWKLPVKLDDLDHIKKRYTVISTVLEGEKASLKIISRTQPDGAAPINPTLEDAYMCMMQEGE
- a CDS encoding MarR family winged helix-turn-helix transcriptional regulator, whose protein sequence is MENTYETLNQLLVCLFNDIMTIEEKALMTKEFKDISITDMHIIEAIGMGEGRNMSSVAKSLEITVGTLTIAINNLVKKGYVYRTRSTKDRRVVLISLSETGKKAYKHHARFHKKMIDDIIGLLKKDEIQVFTKCIAGINDYFKKMKDKVSK
- the sdaAA gene encoding L-serine ammonia-lyase, iron-sulfur-dependent, subunit alpha — protein: MHYKNGIELLELCRVHDMHIHEIALKNECINSALEQDDIKEKMLEHFHIMATSIKRGLDEKERNIKGFMIGGEAKKLKKYHENHRSVCGETMSKAISYALSVMEVNVSMGRIVACPTAGSCGVLPAVLLSVKEKFDLDEEDMIKGLFTSGAVGSIIGKNASLSGAEGGCQAEVGSASAMAAAAVVEILGGTPKQALHGSAIALKNLMGLICDPVAGLVEAPCAKRNAIGTSNAMIAAEMALAGIKSIIPFDEVVVAMGKVGRMLPVALRETSEGGIATTPTGLRLKKKIFGQDKKR